From Heptranchias perlo isolate sHepPer1 chromosome 8, sHepPer1.hap1, whole genome shotgun sequence, a single genomic window includes:
- the perp gene encoding p53 apoptosis effector related to PMP-22, translating into MFKCGLAFPRCRWILPLLLLLAIIFDIIALAARSGWVDSKYHYASLWQQCRGREPDWECTSLMGYGWVKATAALLIIGCILVIICLILSFLALCKEAVSLLRVIGLILFIAVLFQFIALIVYPVNFTETLIKNGDYEYSWSYGFGWGATILMIGCGIFFCCLPKYEDELYGQAKPIYIYG; encoded by the exons ATGTTTAAGTGCGGGCTCGCCTTCCCCCGCTGCCGCTGGATCCTgccgctgctgctcctcctggccatcATCTTCGATATCATCGCGCTGGCCGCCAGATCGGGCTGGGTGGACTCCAAGTATCACTATGCCTCGCTGTGGCAACAGTGCCGGGGCAGGGAGCCCGACTGGGAATGCACCTCCCTCATGGGCTACG GTTGGGTGAAAGCTACTGCAGCACTGTTGATAATTGGCTGTATCCTGGTCATCATCTGTTTGATTCTATCCTTCCTCGCCCTTTGCAAAGAGGCAGTCAGCCTGCTGAGAGTGATTGGactcatccttttcattgctg ttctgTTCCAGTTCATCGCGCTCATCGTTTACCCAGTCAATTTCACCGAGACCCTGATCAAAAACGGCGACTACGAGTACAGCTGGAGCTATGGCTTCGGATGGGGAGCTACGATCCTGATGATTGGCTGTGGAATATTCTTCTGTTGCCTTCCCAAGTACGAGGACGAACTCTACGGTCAAGCCAAGCCCATTTATATTTACGGATGA